In Zingiber officinale cultivar Zhangliang chromosome 6A, Zo_v1.1, whole genome shotgun sequence, a single genomic region encodes these proteins:
- the LOC121995946 gene encoding 4-coumarate--CoA ligase 2-like encodes MISVASHESEPPVEVSAAIHPPETVVFKSRLPDIDLINYLPLHTYCFQRLSEFADFACLISAADGKVYSFAETHRLCRKAAAGLAKLGVRKGDVIMVLLQNSPEFIFTFMGGSMLGAAATTANPFTTPAEIYKQFEAAGAKLVVTQSVYVDKLRNEEIFPRIGEGLTVVTTDEVAPAGCTSFWEVVGAAEEMEEEAAVEVDDLVALPFSSGTTGLPKGVMLTHKNLVSSIAQQVDGDNPNLHLKAGEDVVLCVLPLFHIFALNSVLLCSLRAGAATVLMPKFEMGVMLQVIERHRVSMAAVVPPLVLALAKNPEVEKYDLSSIRIILSGAAPLGKELEDALRNRVPQAILGQGYGMTEAGPVLSMCPAFAKHPTPVKSGSCGSVVRNAEIKVVDPDTGFSLGRNKSGEICIRGPQIMKGYLNDIDATSKTIDIEGWLHTGDIGYVDDDDEVFIVDRVKELIKYKGFQVPPAELESLLISHPEIVDAAVVPQKDAAAGEVPAAFVVRAINSDINEEAIKEFISKQVVFYKRLQTVYFIHSIPKSATGKILRKELKAKLASAS; translated from the exons ATGATTTCCGTCGCTTCTCATGAGTCCGAGCCGCCGGTGGAAGTATCCGCCGCGATCCACCCGCCGGAGACGGTCGTTTTCAAGTCGAGGCTGCCCGACATCGACCTTATCAACTACCTCCCCCTCCACACCTACTGCTTCCAGCGGCTCTCGGAGTTCGCCGATTTCGCCTGCCTCATCTCCGCCGCCGACGGGAAGGTTTACTCCTTCGCGGAGACCCATCGGCTGTGCCGTAAGGCCGCCGCCGGGCTGGCCAAGCTCGGCGTCAGGAAGGGTGACGTCATTATGGTGCTGCTCCAGAACTCCCCTGAATTCATATTCACCTTCATGGGCGGCTCCATGCTCGGCGCCGCCGCCACCACCGCCAATCCCTTCACCACGCCAGCGGAGATCTATAAGCAGTTCGAGGCCGCCGGCGCGAAGCTCGTCGTCACGCAGTCCGTCTACGTCGACAAGCTCCGTAACGAAGA GATTTTTCCGAGAATCGGTGAGGGTTTGACGGTGGTGACGACTGACGAGGTGGCTCCGGCGGGCTGCACGAGCTTCTGGGAGGTGGTGGGGGCGGCGGAGGAGATGGAGGAGGAGGCCGCGGTGGAGGTGGATGATCTGGTGGCGCTGCCGTTCTCGTCAGGGACGACGGGGCTGCCGAAGGGGGTGATGCTGACGCACAAGAACCTGGTGTCGAGCATCGCGCAGCAGGTGGACGGCGACAACCCGAATCTGCACCTGAAGGCCGGCGAGGACGTGGTCCTCTGCGTGCTGCCGCTCTTCCACATCTTCGCGCTCAACTCGGTGCTTCTGTGCTCTCTGAGGGCCGGCGCCGCCACCGTGCTGATGCCTAAGTTCGAGATGGGGGTGATGCTGCAGGTGATCGAGCGCCACCGAGTGTCGATGGCGGCAGTGGTGCCGCCGCTGGTCCTGGCGCTGGCAAAGAACCCCGAGGTGGAGAAGTACGACCTCAGCTCCATCAGGATCATACTCTCCGGGGCGGCGCCGCTGGGAAAGGAGCTGGAGGACGCGCTCCGGAACAGAGTACCTCAAGCTATACTCGGCCAG GGTTACGGCATGACCGAGGCTGGGCCAGTGCTGTCCATGTGCCCTGCCTTTGCTAAGCATCCGACTCCGGTTAAATCGGGTTCATGTGGGTCGGTCGTGAGGAATGCCGAGATCAAAG TGGTAGACCCGGACACGGGCTTCTCCCTCGGTCGGAATAAATCCGGAGAGATCTGCATCCGGGGTCCTCAAATCATGAAAG GCTATCTTAACGATATCGATGCCACATCGAAGACGATCGACATTGAGGGATGGCTGCACACAGGAGATATTGGATACGTCGACGATGATGATGAGGTGTTCATAGTGGATAGAGTGAAGGAGCTTATCAAATACAAAGGTTTTCAG GTGCCGCCGGCCGAGCTTGAATCTTTGCTAATTAGCCACCCGGAGATCGTCGATGCGGCCGTGGTCCC GCAAAAGGATGCCGCAGCCGGGGAAGTCCCGGCCGCTTTTGTGGTTCGAGCTATCAATTCCGACATCAACGAAGAAGCCATAAAAGAATTCATATCCAAACAG GTGGTGTTCTACAAGAGATTGCAGACGGTTTACTTCATCCATTCCATTCCTAAATCAGCAACAGGGAAGATACTGAGGAAGGAGTTgaaagccaagctcgcaagtgcTTCTTAA
- the LOC121995944 gene encoding inactive poly [ADP-ribose] polymerase RCD1-like, with protein MEHQNGKVLVKGKRHDLKRKRDYSVAFNADGHGPIAGQFSARACMTSESKASIGCCLGNHILKSYCNFTKSVLPQRVLLYENDEWKDFPAKVVNLVKENFKLKKTITEANYQSQQILLDFIHLVFINLQSGLTKPIAWIDECGKCCFPELYTNQYTSNRCYKTSKEDLAHTCSKPNEAHVKNFNLHMSISAAESSSSVADDEVLQNFKRVKSEQISATYQDNFAEAVGENEMGCAFHVDIPDFGTHLQVPVGVRQLNRAVQEMLLQGLGKLIDEKDIVEIYRTPLTNVLGQVRFNLFKAHVETTKKIRGNANVRYAWLASSKDVVDEMMSHGILKQPVQKRLYGNGLHLAPANCSDICASFADANENGLIHLMLCRIIMGNVELIHPGSEQSLSTNDNFDTGIDNLHQPKHYIIWDTNMNTHIYAEYIVTFKMTDKLKAFLNWKESESHAFAIQNSSSSDCLLQDKAFQSAPDFGNQSQVPVAGRIPKVPTSPWMPFSVLFAAISTKVPPEDMDLVHTHYDDFKKRNISRIDLVKKLRQIIGDKLLVSTIVRLQHKPPPMAKDRSWSRKLQPQSQDGS; from the exons ATGGAACACCAGAACGGAAAGGTATTGGTTAAAGGGAAAAGGCATGATCTCAAGAGGAAGAGAGATTATTCTGTTGCTTTCAATGCTGATGGCCATGGGCCTATTGCAGGCCAATTCTCTGCAAGAGCTTGCATGACATCTGAGAGCAAAGCTAGCATAGGCTGCTGCCTGGGCAATCACATTCTTAAGAGTTATTGCAATTTCACCAAGAGTGTGTTACCACAGCGTGTGCTGCTTTATGAGAATGATGAATGGAAAGATTTTCCAGCAAAAGTCGTTAATTTGGTTAAGGAAAATTTCAAATTGAAGAAGACAATTACTGAAGCAAACTACCAGAGCCAGCAAATTTTGTTAGATTTCATTCACTTGGTTTTTATCAACCTGCAATCTGGTTTGACGAAACCTATAGCTTGGATTGACGAGTGTGGAAAATGCTGTTTCCCAGAATTATACACTAATCAGTACACCTCAAATAGGTGCTATAAAACTAGCAAAGAAGATCTTGCTCATACTTGTTCTAAACCAAATGAAGCACATGTAAAAAATTTTAATCTCCATATGTCCATTAGTGCAGCTGAAAGCTCAAGTTCAGTTGCTGATGATGAGGTTTTGCAAAATTTCAAGCGGGTTAAAAGTGAACAAATTTCTGCCACTTACCAGGATAATTTTGCTGAAGCAGTGGGTGAAAATGAAATGGGCTGTGCCTTCCATGTAGATATCCCTGATTTTGGAACTCATCTTCAGGTCCCTGTCGGTGTGCGTCAACTTAATAGAGCTGTGCAGGAAATGTTACTGCAAGGATTAGGCAAATTAATTGACGAAAAAGACATTGTTGAAATCTATAGGACTCCATTGACAAATGTTTTAGGCCAAGTTCGATTTAACCTCTTCAAAGCACACGTTGAAACCACAAAAAAGATTCGTGGCAATGCAAATGTCCGTTACGCATGGCTTGCTTCCTCCAAGGATGTGGTGGACGAGATGATGTCTCATGGGATTCTGAAGCAACCTGTGCAGAAACGACTTTATGGAAATGGACTTCATCTTGCCCCTGCGAATTGCTCTGATATCTG CGCTAGTTTTGCAGACGCCAATGAAAATGGTCTTATCCATCTTATGTTGTGCCGCATAATTATGGGGAACGTGGAACTCATTCATCCTGGATCTGAACAGTCTCTTTCCACTAATGATAATTTTGACACTGGCATAGATAATCTTCACCAGCCAAAGCATTATATCATATGGGATACTAATATGAATACCCATATCTATGCAGAATACATAGTGACATTTAAAATGACCGACAAACTTAAag catttttgaatTGGAAAGAAAGTGAATCTCATGCTTTTGCCATCCAGAATTCTAGTTCATCCGACTGCTTATTACAG GACAAGGCTTTCCAATCAGCTCCAGATTTTGGAAATCAATCTCAGGTTCCAGTGGCGGGCAGAATTCCAAAAGTTCCAACTTCTCCATGGATGCCCTTTTCAGTGTTGTTTGCAGCAATCTCAACAAAAGTGCCTCCTGAAGACATGGATTTAGTTCACACACATTATGATGATTTTAAG AAGAGAAATATAAGCCGAATTGACTTGGTTAAAAAGCTAAGGCAGATAATTGGAGACAAATTATTGGTTTCGACTATTGTGAGACTGCAACACAAG CCACCACCTATGGCTAAAGACAGATCCTGGTCACGAAAGTTACAACCTCAGTCTCAAGATGGATCATGA
- the LOC121995945 gene encoding TOM1-like protein 1 — MSDNLMDKVSSFGERLKIGGAEVSRKMKDSMSSMSFKMKELFQGQNQAEKIVEEATSENLDGPDWSANLEICDMINSENFNSIDFIRGIKKRIILKDPRVQYLALVLLETCVKNCEKAFSEVAAERILDEMVKLIDDPQTVVNNRNKALIMIEAWGESGDELRYLPVYEETYKSLKSRGIHFPGRDNESLGSIFTPRSVTETEADDSLSQQTYDDVPTFSLTAEQIKETFDVAHNSLELLSTVLSSSPHQEALQDDLTKTLFLQCQQSQYTVQRIIETAADNEVVLFEALNINDELQKVLSKYEELKKPPLVQSEPEPAMIPVAVEPEDSPRVSREDALVRKPIGSRTKSSSDDDVLKNLDEMIFGTKGGSTSEDQDPKKKQQKDNLITF, encoded by the exons ATGAGTGACAATTTGATGGATAAAGTCAGTTCCTTCGGGGAACGTTTGAAAATTGGTGGTGCTGAGGTGAGCAGGAAAATGAAAGACAGCATGAGCTCCATGAGTTTCAAGATGAAGGAGTTATTCCAAGGCCAGAACCAAGCTGAGAAGATCGTGGAAGAGGCAACATCGGAGAACTTAGATGGTCCTGACTGGTCTGCTAACCTTGAGATCTGTGACATGATTAACAGTGAAAATTTCAACAGTATTGACTTTATCCGTGGCATAAAGAAACGGATCATATTGAAGGATCCCAGGGTTCAATACCTTGCTTTAGTCCTTCTTGAGACCTGTGTAAAAAATTGTGAGAAGGCTTTCTCAGAGGTTGCTGCAGAGCGCATCCTTGATGAGATGGTCAAACTTATTGATGATCCTCAGACTGTTGTAAATAACAGGAATAAAGCTCTTATCATGATTGAAGCATGGGGAGAGTCTGGGGATGAGCTCCGGTATTTACCAGTCTATGAGGAAACCTACAAG AGCTTGAAATCTAGAGGTATCCATTTTCCAGGACGAGATAATGAAAGTTTAGGTTCAATTTTTACTCCACGTTCAGTTACAGAGACCGAAGCAGATGACAGTTTGTCACAACAGACTTATGACGATGTACCCACATTTAGTTTAACAGCTGAACAGATAAAGGAAACATTTGATGTTGCTCACAACAGTCTTGAACTTCTGTCAACAGTTCTCTCTTCCTCACCTCATCAAGAAGCTCTTCAG GACGACTTGACAAAAACCCTCTTCCTACAATGCCAACAAAGTCAATACACTGTCCAGAGAATCATCGAGACCGCAGCTGACAATGAAGTAGTTCTATTCGAGGCCTTGAACATCAACGATGAGCTCCAGAAGGTCCTCTCTAAGTATGAAGAGCTGAAGAAGCCTCCGCTGGTACAATCCGAACCCGAACCAGCAATGATACCGGTCGCTGTGGAACCCGAAGATTCTCCTCGAGTCAGTAGAGAAGATGCCCTCGTCCGAAAACCTATTGGTTCAAGGACCAAGTCAAGCAGCGACGATGACGTCCTGAAGAACCTTGACGAGATGATCTTTGGCACCAAGGGAGGCAGCACATCCGAGGATCAAGATCCCAAAAAGAAGCAACAGAAGGATAATCTGATCACCTTCTAA